One segment of Neodiprion fabricii isolate iyNeoFabr1 chromosome 1, iyNeoFabr1.1, whole genome shotgun sequence DNA contains the following:
- the LOC124186563 gene encoding uncharacterized protein LOC124186563 encodes MLLRAVFSRLPLHFASRMVLRSSISALSTIARDRPRALLCSTILVQDGSLVHELPVMVRRANDLLLQDEKGQRTSSRSKMAKKSKSGGRRGPSRRIDIETDEGTAILFGSDLDFLNEANVEQLLAGLESCYTPKGVFSLLETIIVEEINSMVAVQALRKIIELENSPRNGNRASPTSNRELVLGQVVEMIVGTQDSDTLIEALDLLTRDTISPPVNPLRDRLCDEVASRIADNEMNVAQIVEAVRIMTKFRNLEYQEVVDSLWVGLAAKESEVSAEDLVPLFRSLYSFKKSRRFVHAILDRRLDRHLRLLSGRQIADILNTLANAAIESPETLRLANRWAAAKANTVNEQDLLDLVRTWTVTRNVDPAVEKMMETHVQAKQGKTRAKEVQLPSMHEYFRSACSVLLGSWVRWFRI; translated from the coding sequence ATGCTTCTGAGAGCAGTGTTTTCAAGACTTCCACTTCATTTCGCTTCTCGGATGGTTCTTCGTTCTTCGATTTCGGCTCTCAGCACTATAGCAAGAGACAGACCACGGGCATTATTGTGCAGTACGATACTTGTCCAGGATGGATCACTGGTCCACGAGTTGCCGGTGATGGTCAGAAGGGCGAATGACTTGTTGCTGCAGGATGAAAAGGGCCAGCGAACGAGCAGCCGGAGTAAAATGGCGAAAAAGTCGAAGAGCGGAGGGCGACGGGGACCGAGTCGAAGGATCGACATCGAGACGGATGAGGGAACGGCGATCCTGTTCGGATCGGATCTCGATTTCCTCAACGAGGCCAACGTCGAGCAGCTCCTTGCTGGCCTCGAGTCATGCTACACGCCGAAAGGGGTTTTCTCGCTCTTGGAGACGATAATAGTAGAGGAGATAAACTCGATGGTCGCTGTTCAGGCGCTCCGAAAGATAATCGAGCTCGAAAACTCCCCGCGAAACGGAAACCGAGCGAGTCCAACCAGCAACCGCGAATTAGTCCTTGGTCAGGTGGTCGAAATGATTGTCGGGACTCAGGACAGCGACACGCTCATCGAAGCTCTTGATCTCCTGACCAGGGACACGATCAGCCCGCCGGTAAACCCCTTGCGGGATCGTCTTTGCGACGAAGTCGCGTCCAGAATCGCCGACAATGAGATGAACGTCGCCCAGATCGTCGAGGCGGTTCGGATCATGACGAAATTCAGGAATCTTGAGTACCAGGAAGTCGTTGATTCTCTCTGGGTCGGTCTCGCAGCTAAAGAGAGCGAAGTCTCAGCTGAGGATCTGGTCCCTCTCTTCAGATCTCTTTACTCGTTCAAGAAGAGCAGGAGGTTCGTTCACGCCATTCTTGATCGCAGACTCGACCGCCATTTGAGGTTGCTCTCGGGCCGACAGATAGCCGACATTCTCAATACTCTGGCCAACGCGGCCATCGAGTCTCCAGAGACTCTCAGATTGGCCAACAGGTGGGCTGCCGCCAAGGCGAACACCGTCAACGAGCAGGATCTTCTGGACCTCGTCCGCACCTGGACGGTCACTCGCAACGTCGATCCAGCCGTCGAAAAAATGATGGAGACTCATGTCCAGGCGAAGCAGGGCAAGACCAGGGCAAAGGAGGTGCAGCTGCCATCGATGCATGAGTATTTTCGTAGCGCGTGTTCGGTTCTTTTGGGGTCCTGGGTTCGCtggttccgaatttga
- the LOC124186567 gene encoding FAST kinase domain-containing protein 3, mitochondrial-like, whose amino-acid sequence MACSLKVPTLIGAMMNYCESTRIRNPVILSGCADYLAKNARSLPAGAIVSIFVPFGSLYFRPPEPISGRFWKSLEDAVAYRFLQLKPNEALDVLLAFIHLERHPVRFAEKVFRAGFLDRLFHRRNLRSLDASKTKLRLFDAAMTLECPQYAGPMIPREERPGNPDCRDARLKRIVNRIHPHLVKLAGRHYIVSKTIFLGQLPSVEFYAIDAFIYPRFGPSPSQAFSFEKQHRNLSIAVLVHLPEHFCRNSSQLMGPQVTRKRHFRKLGLRVMSLDFQTLEKIIAEPLAVARYLEERFLATEEGM is encoded by the coding sequence ATGGCATGTTCTCTGAAGGTGCCGACATTGATCGGAGCGATGATGAACTACTGCGAGAGCACGAGGATCAGAAACCCCGTTATTCTTTCTGGGTGTGCCGACTACCTGGCAAAGAACGCCAGGAGTCTTCCAGCGGGAGCGATCGTGTCGATTTTCGTACCATTCGGTAGCCTCTACTTCCGGCCTCCAGAGCCGATATCCGGCCGATTTTGGAAGTCCTTGGAGGACGCGGTGGCGTATAGGTTCCTTCAGCTGAAGCCGAACGAGGCGTTGGACGTTTTGCTGGCCTTTATCCACCTAGAACGACACCCGGTTAGGTTCGCCGAAAAGGTCTTCAGGGCCGGTTTTCTCGACCGGCTTTTCCATAGGCGGAACCTCCGCTCGCTCGACGCTTCCAAGACGAAACTGAGGCTTTTTGACGCCGCCATGACACTCGAATGCCCGCAGTACGCCGGCCCGATGATCCCAAGAGAAGAGAGGCCCGGAAACCCGGACTGCCGGGACGCGAGGCTCAAGAGAATCGTCAACCGGATTCATCCCCATCTCGTCAAGCTCGCGGGCCGCCATTACATCGTCAGCAAGACTATTTTCCTGGGCCAGCTACCCAGCGTCGAGTTCTACGCGATCGACGCCTTTATTTATCCCAGATTTGGGCCTTCTCCGAGCCAGGCTTTCAGCTTCGAAAAACAGCACCGGAACCTCAGCATCGCCGTCCTTGTTCACCTCCCCGAACACTTTTGCCGCAACAGTTCGCAGCTTATGGGACCTCAAGTCACGAGGAAAAGGCACTTCCGAAAACTTGGGCTTCGCGTTATGTCACTCGATTTTCAGACTCTCGAGAAAATTATTGCGGAACCACTCGCTGTCGCTCGATACCTCGAGGAAAGGTTTCTCGCCACCGAAGAGGGAATGTAG